AAAATTTTATaccttgccatgatcaaattcatgtatgattgtgggcaaagaattgaaaacccgtcacattgaatttgctccattctcattcccttaagagaatgtgatagcagtatgtgatacgtctgaaagaaaataaaattactACTAGGTATCAATGGATGTTGGCatggcaatagacgaaattataatcgtcatcgtGTGGTAATTGTGAGAACAATAagaattctcaaaataatcctccactttgtgaaagtaatatttgtcatcgatttgacatgagctTTTGTAATGCACATacagatgattatggtccattcatgatgtgaatgtgacaacatgtgatttatgaataTATATTCATTCTTGTAAGAATATGAATGTGCTAGTGGAAGTGAAtttaccacactcacctctaagaggaggtttgagatgaaataagaaaataattttattattatggcatgaatggtcattggtcaTGTACCGATTGTAGAGCCAAAATATTTTCGCATTGTGATTATTAAAAGACAATGATAATGCAAGAAATAAATCTTGCATATAGTTTTGACtataaccataatggtataactttctttttaaaagagatatttaccatatggatgttgatgaatatgtggtagtaccaaattaattgagagctctggaagagccaattattactattttgaaggaataaaattgattatcaataagGTATTATGTTGTAGTAAGTCTTAAAGAAACTTATTTAGTTTCTAAGGTATTCGCGAAAGTggttggttatattgagactataaataaaggaaagatttaatatcttctattactacaacttgtagcggggtaatatgTATGTAAAACAATTACCCGCTTTATTCttcagtttgtactacacaaataaaagtaTACCACAATAAAGTggatgtttattgatataaaagctcatatcataataaacttggagtttattgataattgcacacgtcatggAATAAACCTGAACTTTATCattattgataatttattcagttggcataattgATTTAGCCAcgttaatttaagtatgatgtaaaaaaaataaaagagaatttacatgagtaaatattaaagaactagaaagttctttgcGGATTATCTTATGTTGCTTGTTCTTATTAATTACTaaaccaactaaaattgggattgaatcccatgaatactggaaatatcaaaggtgaatatgggctcattcacctgccatgtataccacataagatgcatctataagatggttacatgtacgattattattaacccgcaacctGGTGTTTGCggggtaacttgctcaataatttaatttagagcataatttctaaattttctattcaagatagtttattttgataagttggtttacatcacaacTAATTTATCAagatgatttattgagtgcctccacttaatagttaaactattgcttatgagaacaaagttatctatattaGTTTGATATACGTTATATACCAAAGTATATTACATTTTCCCTTCAGAAGTGGTTCATGGTCAGGAATCAAATAGctccatcttattattattattgatgtgcggtgtatattttgattaacaccataGCGCACAAAGATGGATTTTCAAAgttgaggaagcaagttagtttttctaacatgagggggagacaggataaacagttgagaaaaagttacgtggaatgaTATCATGTGTACATCTAGATTCtcgaataaaataatataaacttgaagttcataaaatgataattcatttgaaatatattgcaaagcatgccagcCACATTTGTTGACctaaagaaagtaactatattctcattgaaaatgctcctattaagtcctagaagtacaaagtctatggtacgcttaaaccATATAGACATATCTatttcaaataaacttcttgataaagaagatgagaaaatgatcaaaatgatcaaataAAGGAGGCAAGTAacctagaagatcacatgacataaaactttataaaatctcatgagagGTTCGGATACCTGAAAATATggatgaagagatctctatgttatgtttttatgaaaaaatattggaaccaatatAAAATATTCGTCGACGACATCTATCATAGCACTAGGTATAGACGAGGATCTTAAGTCTATCGAATACAGAcacaaaaatattgaccaaatagAAAAGACACAATtcaaatagaattggtttcatatgaaagacatgtagttttggacatatagttcaaacacttgaaagtataaagccaATGATATATGTaatcagttttcgatatcttatttATCTaacatgacatgaaaacttgatatgcatctaattaaagtctattatatgacttatatgacaatccttgaaagatttaaatcgcttaaagcatatacaattcttggtcaTGAAGTACTACATCCTACGTGCAATTTGCgcacatatgtatcttgctataactataagcatgataatgtgatagcgaggaTTTTGAAGGTGCAACATATTTGTTGGAGTTAATATGGCTATTTTTATTCATCAAATCtctaccgacgtcaaccttcaagaaactagtgcacaagattggaatgcgaagGCTCAAGGGTGTGAATTGAtactctcatcagggggagttaatacgcatcttactctttttcccttatagGGTTTTGTCCCAATGGATTTTCCTTGCAAGCTTTTGAATGAGACAACCAAAAGgtgtattgttagatatgtgtactctttttccttcactataAATTTTTTTCCCACTGGATTTTAATTTAGTTaaagttttaacgaggcacattatctgttgaatagacattcgaggtggagtgttataaataaagttttatttatggtgaatgtttaTATGTTAGAGAAATTttagggtttgttacttggtgACTAAGTCACCTTTTtctctataaatagagggttctattccattgtaattcatcccaaatcgATAAGAATTCTCTTTCTACTTTTCTTGTAATAttcttcgtcttcttcttcttttattattttgtaacatCATAAGAGTAAAGTGggtaaataaataatttaaagttaaattgtttccaaatataaAACTATGTCATTCTTTTTTATAAGGGACTAATAAGAAAGATATATCATTTAAACTTAAACTAATGGAGTACTTTCTTTTCAATCTGGCAATCCATACTTATTATAGATAGGTACGTGTAAAACAGTTTTTAAAACTAATCTCATGATCAAATATTTTGTTTCTATATGTCAATAAAACTAAAACAGAAAATCTATGCGCGGTGCAAAATTTTACCTGCTTCATTAGTTGCTCTCCGTTTCAAATTACTAATGTACGATAAGCAAAAGAACAGAGACCAAAGAAAAAAAGGCCTGTTACAGATTGCTTTCAATTCTCTTTCTGACGTTCTTTATTTTTGCGTTCAATTGGTTGTCTTTTCCGGGAAAGAAATACGTAGTACTTCTGTAAATATAATCAATTGCCAAATAAAAGAAagtaagaaagaaaaaagaaaaagacaaggaATTGAAATACCCAAAATGATAACTTACCACCTGGAGTTTAGGGGGTTTGTTGCAAACATGCAATTTACTCTGTCCCCGTTGACCATGGAAATCGCCGTCTCTGTCGTGACTTGTGAATTGTGATGGTTGTTTCTGAATGTTTTGATCTGTCCCTTTGAggacaaaatacaaaaataatacttAGAATAGAATAAAATAATTCCTTGAAACAAAATAAGGAATTATACTCTTTCGGGCCTATTTCTAATTTACTTCCAAGATTATTTGTTCTTCTGATTCTCCCAAGTAAGTTTTAACTCTCGTAGGTTGTTGTTATACTTAGTGTATCGCTAGATGTTAATATTGGTTATATGTTTTTGATCTTCTCATTGACGCTGAGTGAGATTGTATACTGAAACAGATGTTAAATTAAAAACAATCATAGAGATAAGTTTAGCTATTATCCTTTCTTACATTAGTATTCCTTATACATAATAGAACGCGGATTTATGTTCAGTACTTCTAAATGAGAAAATCAATTACTAGATCGACCTAAGGATAGGTTTGATCAGTCGACTATTAATTAGTTAGATCAAATGAATAATGGTGAAATATCACTTTTAATTTTTTGACCTTTAAAAAGTTATGATCTCTAATATTTTATGAAGATTCTAGACATGTAAATAACAAATTAGGAGAACTATGTCcgaattaattcaaacaaatatGTGCCATCACCTTAGTGAGATTGTTCCAGAGGCAAGGAAGTAGGATCAATGTGTATATTTCTATGTGTTGATGACCACTACCagaatatatattattttgaagCTTTATTTTACGAATCTTCTACATGCTCGTAAGAACTTCTTAAATGAAATAGTAATTGCCCTTGTTTCAACATTACTCCAGAATGATGGTCCGCTCATAGAACACAGGGTTCCTAGCAATGTGTAAGGCGGATTGGCTGTCACAATATACACTCACAGGTGTAGGAAAAGGAGCAGTCAGTTCCTCAAACAATCATGTAAAGAGGAAAGAATCACAGAGAACcttgagctcaagcttgagctgcCATGGAGAGAATACAGAAGCTGAGAGAGAGAGAAACTTCTGAAAATGAACACTGTAATTACTTAGTTCAGTAATTGAATACACATATACATGAGTGGGGTCCTCTACTTACAACATGGACCACTAACTAATTGCCAACTAATTGGCAGCTAAGCTAAACTAACATTTAACTAATTGATCGCTAAGCTAAGCTAACTAACAGTAAGTAAAATGCATAAATAGTCATAGctcaataaaaaaaaattcctttctcAAGTGGTTCTAATCTGTGGTATAAATATATGTTTTAGGGACCATGATTAATTTgattaaagcaaaggaaaagcagATGGAAGCTGCTGCAAATGCAGACAAACCACCAGTTAAGGAGCAAACTGCAACACATTTACGTCTTCAAAGAGGTGTGTTCTTTTTTAGAACTGATTTCGCGATCAAGTGTATAAGTTTAAGgagaagttcatacacagatgcTCCAATCTCCGATATATTATGCTGTTATTTTCCGTGTgttggaattccagtataatatactggaagttcatacacatgtgctacaatttccagtatattatgctggaactttctgtgtGCTGGAGTtgcagcataatatgttggacgttcatacacaggtgctccattctccaatatattatgctcgAACTTTCtgtgtgctggagttccagcataatatactggaaattCATAAacaggtgcaccaatctccaggATATAATGTTGGAACTTTCCGTATTACGGCAAAATattgactattttttaatgaatttgcaaacgctgattatttttcaattatcagtcCGAACACTGGCTAGCTCGTGCTATTTCACGATACTATGCTATATGAATTGCGGATGTCATGACGTCAtaattttcacttttttttgggTGGAATATGAGATTTATTCATTAATAGGCAGGCAAAACAGAGTGCATGGAGTTCCCATTGGGAGcaaacgttttttttttttttttttttgggtaggAAAAGATGCTTGTATTAATTGAACTAAGTGACATTACAGGAAGCGGTGGAACTTGATGGTTCCCCAATACAAAAAGATGTTACAACAGGCAGACAAGGTTGTCCCAGAGTAGTACTAGTAGTTGATGCTGAATTTAAATCAAAAAAATTTTGCTGCTGGCCATATGAGTTGAATGGAGTCGCAACTGTGTAGTGCCCATACGGTCATGCGTTAGATCATCCTGCAAAAAGAGATGAGGAAACGTACTCGTACTAGTACTAGCACCAGTACAATCAAAAGAACTAGTAGTAGAGTTTTCAAGCATcgctaaattatttaaaataatgacATTAGTAGTACCCGGGGCAGTTTTATAAGATATATTATGGGGCATATGAATTCATGATTTTTTGCGAAATTATGTgttttatatatgtatttttttagaATTTATCTAATATTATCCGTTGATACCTATGCTTCAAAAAGATGCGAATGATACACATAATTAAATATTGAGTTATTTACCTTAAAAAAACATGGATCGATTCCCAATTACCTAGTCATAATTTCGTCCAGTTGTACTTCTTTTTGtactctatttttcttttccaaaGCTAATTCTTTTATATAagttctgttgtttccgcaccaaTGAATTGAGATATGATTAcaatattttgtatatattttcttgtagatATTAGTGAGCTAAATCTACCCCCAACATGTACCATAGAATTTCCAAACGGAAAAGATGACCTCATGTACTTTGAAGTCTCCATTATCCCTGATGAAGGATATTATATGTAAGTAATTTCTGTACAACTGCTCCCCTCAGTTTCGcggcaaaagaaaaggaagggaaAGTAAATTTTCCTATCAATTCATCCCTTTCTGCTTTGGTGGTATTCATTTGGTGAATTGGTAGAttatttccgtttttttttttttttttgctctgtATTTAGGGGTGGGACATTTCCATTCTCTTTCCAAATTCCTCCGCTCTATCCTCATGACGCTCCAAAGGTTAAGTGCAAGATCAAGGTGGGTAATGGTTTACATAGTTTAATCATATCTATAATTGTGTCGGAGACTCTTACTATTGATTATGATTATCACTGGTGATTTTGTTTTTGCAGGTCTACCACCCGAATATTGACGTGGAAGGAAATGTGTGTCTGAACATTCTTCGAGAGGACTGGAAACCTGTGCTTAATATCAACGCAATAATCTATGGCTTATATCATTTGTTCACGGTATTTTGACAAAATTTCTGGTGTAAAGATATTAATTTTAGAAGTATGTGTGTAACTACAAGTTGCAACCAATTCTGCAGGAACCAAATCCAGATGATCCCCTAAATCATGAAGCAGCTGAGCAGCTGAGAGACACACCAGGGGATTTCGAGTACGACGTTAGGACGACAATGGAAGGAGGAGGTAAAGGCAACATATACTATGATCGCTGCATATAGGAATATGCAGTTGAATGTTGTTTGCTGATGCTGCAAACGGGAAGCTCACAAAGCAGGACACCAAGCcacttttttgttcttttgttatTTCAAGTTTGTACTTGAAATTTGTTAGGGTAGTTCATGTAAGAGACTGAAATTGTAGACCCCTGCATGCATGAATTTGTTTCCAATTTTGTCGCAACTCAAAAATTCCAAcatgtcgtgatggtgcctaacacaCTTGCTAGGCAGGCCGACAATCACGTAACAACTAAACATTTGAATAAAACATGTTTTAATAAACTCAATAACGGAAAATCTCACAAATATCTGATAAAAGTAACTAAAACTCTACTACAACCATCACAAAACCTGGTGTCAACGAGTACATGAGCACTATTAAATATCAACATAAACCAAAATTCTAGTACTATTGTCTGAATAATAGAACAGTACTGAAGAAAATAACAGGTAAAAGAGTCGAGGTCTACGGACGTCATAGCagctaccttgaagtctccaaactagcaactgtcacgacccgaattttctaccttcgggaccgtgatgactCCTATTATtgaactcgctaggcaagccaacgtcaTAGTTTATTAcacatttttcctttatctttcagGTATATATAACTTAACAAGATGAAGCAACAGAAATAAATGTGGAAGAAACAATTTAAAAGTTTAACTTAAACATTAACTAAATCCGAAATAACATCTACCCAAAactggagtcacaactcacgaactgTCTATGATTACTACAAGTAATTGTCTGAAGAAAATATGCGTCTGTTTCGAAGGAAAAGTAAAAACAGAATACAATAAAGGTAGAAGGGGACGTCagagcctgcggacgcctgcaggtctaccttgggtctcctgaacTGAAGGCAGCACCCTTGAACTTTGATCAACCACTAGCTTCGAAATCTGCACAGGAAGTGCAGAGTgaagtatcagtacaactgaccctatGTACTAGTAAGTGCCGAGCTTAACCtagacgaagtagtgacgaggctacggggGGGCATACAACATATACATCCTGCAACAGTTCATACGAAacgaaaaagaaatacaaaatttaCATGAACAATAGCTGACGTTAAATAAATCCGGAATCCAACTATACTACTACTACTTTTAAGCTATAACCGATCCTTAGGGGCTTTTCAATATCTCAGTAATAGACTTTCAACAGAAATACATGCTAAAAAACATAACagatgcggcgtgcatcccgatcccaccatataaactACATCAGTATCAATAATCCAACAATAACAGTGTCAATATTCAACGATAACAGTATCAACattctcccttattcctccttgttgcggcgcgcaacccgatcccacctgtccttccttattactccttgttgcggcgtgcaacccaatcccaccagacaatcactTTCCTCaattattcctcctgttgcggcgtgcaacccaatcccaacaTATGTatatatcaacaccaatcacaaagagaAAATACCAAGAATTTCACAAGTTAACCCAATTTCCACATTTCTACACTTCGACTCATATAATGGGTTATCATTACGATAACGAACTTCACCCATGAGGGCTAAACAACAAGACCAACCCAAGTGCTCCATAAAGCACCAACAACTCAATACAAGCTAACAATATAACTAAACGAAACCATGAAACAATTAGATACTCAAAGTACGAGGGCAACAGTTAGTATAAAGCAATTAGACATAGCGATATTTATGGCAAATAGCAATTGAAGGATAGAAACAGTTTAAGCGGGTAGCAATTAAGACAAGGAATGATATAATAGGAAACGAGGAAGGGAAACAGCTAAACACGGTGATTTTGGtagcgcataggtactcgtcaccaaacctatacgccacacacatgaaaattcacatagcaaataagtcggggactcatattccctcaagtcaaggttagaccaaacacttatctcaagCCAACGGGTAATTCAACACTCAACCACTATTTTACCTCtcgatttcaccaccaattcactcgtatctagccataattaattcaataacatcaataaatgctaaataaaccaattctaatacAAGAATATGAATTCCCAAATGTTTTTcctaaaaagttaaaaatcgaccccgggcacGCTCAGTGCAAACAcgaaatttggaccaaaacccgattattcATTCACTctcgagcccggatatacaattagttttggactccggcctcaatttgaggtctaaatccccaaattatAATATTCTTAGGTTCTACCCTAAATTCCCAACTCcaccataaaaaccctagattctaggatgaaatcttgtaaaaagaagttaagtaGTGAAAGAAATGACTTTAAAATCACTTACTtgtgttttggggaagaaagag
The Nicotiana sylvestris chromosome 11, ASM39365v2, whole genome shotgun sequence DNA segment above includes these coding regions:
- the LOC104227502 gene encoding NEDD8-conjugating enzyme Ubc12-like isoform X2, producing the protein MINLIKAKEKQMEAAANADKPPVKEQTATHLRLQRDISELNLPPTCTIEFPNGKDDLMYFEVSIIPDEGYYMGGTFPFSFQIPPLYPHDAPKVKCKIKVYHPNIDVEGNVCLNILREDWKPVLNINAIIYGLYHLFTEPNPDDPLNHEAAEQLRDTPGDFEYDVRTTMEGGGKGNIYYDRCI
- the LOC104227502 gene encoding NEDD8-conjugating enzyme Ubc12-like isoform X1 — encoded protein: MERIQKLRERETSENEHWTMINLIKAKEKQMEAAANADKPPVKEQTATHLRLQRDISELNLPPTCTIEFPNGKDDLMYFEVSIIPDEGYYMGGTFPFSFQIPPLYPHDAPKVKCKIKVYHPNIDVEGNVCLNILREDWKPVLNINAIIYGLYHLFTEPNPDDPLNHEAAEQLRDTPGDFEYDVRTTMEGGGKGNIYYDRCI